Genomic window (Paraglaciecola psychrophila 170):
TCCTGATTGATGGTATAAATCTATGCGTTGATTTGTCTTACATAATGGTCCTTGATAGCCGCTTGGCTTGTTTAAACCTATGAGGTTGTCACTATTCTGTTAATCTGTGCGTAGAGCATCGAATGCTTATATGACATCCTTGTTATGGATAAATGCTGATTCTGCATTACTCATTGCATTCGCCTCAGGTACTGGCACCATAAGAGTGAATCATTAGTCCAACATTTTCACATCGGGAAATTCACTGAGTGATCAGAACAATAGTGCTATTTTCGTCAGCAGCGTTGATAATTATCAATGCACATGGCGATCAATTAGAATTAGGTCCGCAAAATAGCAGCGAAAGCTGTCTATTAGAGGGCTTGAAACAAGCCGATCCACAGCAAACCTTGGGTGAATTACGGGAAAGCTGCTTAGAGATAGAGCCAACTTTATTTAAACAACGGGTCGAGTTAGAAAAACAAGCATCCAAAAACCGCTTTGCGATTATTCCCCATAGACCTAATTTTGTGTTGCCCGCAAGCTTGACCAGTATTAATCAAGAGCCCTATATCGACACCCCAGTAGGCGATAAACTAGATGATGTTGAAATTAAGTTTCAAGTTTCTTTGAAATATTTGTTTATGCAGGACCTCATCTTTAGAGACCTCGACTTACAATTTGCTTTCACTACGACTAGCTGGTGGCAAGCCTACAACAGTGGTATTTCGGCTCCTTTTCGAGAGACTAATTATGAACCAGAAGTGATACTCAATTATCACCACTCTTGGTCGTTACTGGGTTTTCCTGTTGAACAAACTACATTGTCATTTAATCATCAATCAAATGGTCAAACAGGGCAGCTATCACGGAGTTGGAACAGGATCATCCTAGGATTTGCCTTTGCTCCAACTGACAATGTGTTGTGGGGTTTTAGAACATGGTACCGCTTACCAGAAAACGAAAAAAAACCGCACTTGATCCATCGGGGGATGATAATCCCGATATTCAAAAGTATATGGGGTACGGTGAATTAGGAGGACTATGGAGTATCTCCGATAAGCATTCGTTAGAGTTTATGCTTAGAAACAATTTACGTAGCTCTGACAATCGAGGCGCTATTCAACTTGGGTGGTCATTCCCCATAAACGACCGGATACAAGGTTATGTAGAATACTTTAACGGTTATGGTGAGAGTCTTATTTATTATAACCATCATGCCCATAGGTTGGGTATTGGATTTAAGCTGACTAATTGGCTGTAGCCAGCAGACACTTAGGTTTCTTTGTAAAACTCAGTTTTATTTCGACCATTCTTTTTTGCCTCATAAAGAGCCCCATCAGCTTGATTAGTTAAATCATCAAGGCTGTGACTTCCGTCTGTCATCGTTATGCCTATGCTGACTGTGACTGGGGCATGATTGACTTCTATTCCTGACGTTAACTGATGTAGTCGCCGAGCAAATATTTTGGCATTACTTGTATTTGTGTCAGGCAACAACATAATAAACTCTTCGCCACCAAATCTTGCTATCAAGTCAGTTTGACGACCAAACTTTAGCAATTTCTGACCTAATGCTTTTAAAACACGGTCACCTTCCAAATGCCCATGTGCATCGTTAATCTTTTTAAAGTGGTCAATATCAATCATCAATAATGCAATATTATGAGTATAGCGTTTTGCTTGATTAATAACTTCTGGTGCTCGCAAATTTAGTTCACGGCGATTCATCAGCCCAGTTAGTTCATCGGTTGATGCCATTAACTTTAACGTTTTTGCTTGTGCTTCTAACTCTTTACGGGCGTCTATCAGTTCTTCATACAGTTTGTCGCGCTTTGATGCGTTGAAAAAACTCCAATAAATACAGCTTTTTTCATCCATTTTTGCACTAACTATTACAGGTACACGTTTTCCATTACCATCAAACAAAGTTAACTGCATTTCTTCACATTTTTTTTCATGGATTAACAAAGGCATCAAATAACTTTCACAAAATATTTTTGAAGAGATAGTGAATAAAACATCAGAACTTTGACCTAACAATTTCTTAAGTGTCCAATTTAGTTCATCAGAAAAATATGTATTGGCATAAACAATTTCCCGGTTTTCATTGGTTATTAATGCGCCAGACTGGAATTCATCCGGCTTAGGATTGGAAAATCCAATGGCTTGGTTAGTCAATGTAGTCTCTCAAGCCTTTGTTAATTATGTCAGGGTGAGTCATATGCAAGCAATGACCTTCCGCTTCTACAATTTGTAATTCTGCTTTTGGTAATTGCTGAGCCATATAACTACCCACATCAGTAGAGGCTAGAGCATCATGACTACTTTGAAAGATCTTTACTGGGTGTTTAGCATCTTTTAATAAGTGACGATAATCGGAGAAGAACGTCGCTTTGGCAAAAGCTTTGGCTACAATAGGATCAGTAGAGCAAAAGCTGCCTGACAACTCACCTACTAACTTTTCAGAATTATCGGATCCTATGACAAGAGGAGCAAGATAATTCGCCCAACCTATATAATTTTTATCCATTAAGTCGATCAGTTCTTCTAAATCAACTTTTTCAAATCCACCAATATATTCAGGTTTAAAATTTAAGAAACATGGAGAAGGGCAAATCATAATCAATTTGTGAAAAACTTTTGGTTTCTGGATTGAAGCTATAAGACCGGTCATGCTACTGACCGAGTTACCCACGAAGATGACATCCTGCAAATCTAGGGCTTCACAAATATCCAAAATATCTTGTGCATAACCTTCCAGTGAGCTGTAGCGTGCTTGATCATAATGGGATATATCGGACTTACCTGAACCCACGTAATCAAATAACAACACTTTATAGTAAGGCGTGAGTGCAGGTAACATAAAGCGCCACATATTTTGATCACAGCCAAAACCATGTGCTAGGAGCAACGTCTTTTGGCCCGAACCTAAAATAGTCACATTGTTTCTTTTGATGATTTTATCGGCAAATGGCATGAAGTGTCCTCATGTTTTCGTATAGGAGTTCGTAACTTTAATAGACATTTATTAGAGATAAATCATTTTGTCTCGAGTGTGTATTATCACCGCCAATACCTTATTTT
Coding sequences:
- a CDS encoding phospholipase A, translating into MIRTIVLFSSAALIIINAHGDQLELGPQNSSESCLLEGLKQADPQQTLGELRESCLEIEPTLFKQRVELEKQASKNRFAIIPHRPNFVLPASLTSINQEPYIDTPVGDKLDDVEIKFQVSLKYLFMQDLIFRDLDLQFAFTTTSWWQAYNSGISAPFRETNYEPEVILNYHHSWSLLGFPVEQTTLSFNHQSNGQTGQLSRSWNRIILGFAFAPTDNVLWGFRTWYRLPENEKKPHLIHRGMIIPIFKSIWGTVN
- a CDS encoding phospholipase A, with amino-acid sequence MGYGELGGLWSISDKHSLEFMLRNNLRSSDNRGAIQLGWSFPINDRIQGYVEYFNGYGESLIYYNHHAHRLGIGFKLTNWL
- a CDS encoding sensor domain-containing diguanylate cyclase yields the protein MTNQAIGFSNPKPDEFQSGALITNENREIVYANTYFSDELNWTLKKLLGQSSDVLFTISSKIFCESYLMPLLIHEKKCEEMQLTLFDGNGKRVPVIVSAKMDEKSCIYWSFFNASKRDKLYEELIDARKELEAQAKTLKLMASTDELTGLMNRRELNLRAPEVINQAKRYTHNIALLMIDIDHFKKINDAHGHLEGDRVLKALGQKLLKFGRQTDLIARFGGEEFIMLLPDTNTSNAKIFARRLHQLTSGIEVNHAPVTVSIGITMTDGSHSLDDLTNQADGALYEAKKNGRNKTEFYKET
- a CDS encoding alpha/beta fold hydrolase yields the protein MPFADKIIKRNNVTILGSGQKTLLLAHGFGCDQNMWRFMLPALTPYYKVLLFDYVGSGKSDISHYDQARYSSLEGYAQDILDICEALDLQDVIFVGNSVSSMTGLIASIQKPKVFHKLIMICPSPCFLNFKPEYIGGFEKVDLEELIDLMDKNYIGWANYLAPLVIGSDNSEKLVGELSGSFCSTDPIVAKAFAKATFFSDYRHLLKDAKHPVKIFQSSHDALASTDVGSYMAQQLPKAELQIVEAEGHCLHMTHPDIINKGLRDYID